A single Chiloscyllium punctatum isolate Juve2018m chromosome 26, sChiPun1.3, whole genome shotgun sequence DNA region contains:
- the dhodh gene encoding dihydroorotate dehydrogenase (quinone), mitochondrial isoform X1 — MASSILKRRLREAVRVLGSGTCLFFTYCTVIGDEKFYARHLMPALQKVVDPETSHTLAVWFISKGFIPWAKCRDSTSLEVTVFGQKFKNPVGIAAGFDKHGEAVDGLYRLGFGFVEVGSVTPQPQDGNPKPRVFRLATDQAVINRYGFNSHGSIAVQQRLQARSETQEQLTKVGRPLGINLGKNKLSQDAAADYVKGVQQLGPLADYLVVNLSSPNTPGLRALQSKKELRTLLEKVLKERDSLTVNRKPAILLKIAPDLTAQDKKDIAGVVMELGVDGLIVTNTTVGRPQSLQDPQQAQSGGLSGAPLKEMSTQTVNEMYSLTKGRIPIIGVGGISNGADALEKIRAGATLIQLYTALVYQGPPVVNKIKRELEQLLKEQGFSSIAEAVGADHRL; from the exons ATGGCTAGCAGTATACTGAAG AGACGTTTGAGAGAGGCAGTTCGTGTGTTGGGCAGTGGTACATGCCTGTTTTTCACGTATTGTACTGTTATCGGGGATGAGAAGTTTTATGCCAGACATCTGATGCCCGCCCTGCAGAAGGTTGTGGATCCAGAAACCTCACATACTCTTGCCGTCTGGTTTATTTCCAAGGGATTCATCCCATGGGCAAAGTGTAGGGACTCCACCAGCCTG GAGGTCACTGTGTTTGGCCAAAAGTTCAAGAACCCAGTGGGAATTGCAGCCGGGTTCGACAAACATGGGGAGGCAGTGGATGGTCTTTACAGGCTGGGATTCGGATTTGTGGAGGTGGGAAGTgtcactccccaaccccaggatgGAAATCCCAAACCCAGGGTCTTCAGACTGGCGACTGATCAGGCTGTTATCAACAG aTATGGTTTTAATAGTCATGGTTCTATTGCTGTACAGCAGAGGCTTCAAGCTCGGTCAGAAACCCAGGAACAGCTTACAAAAG TGGGGAGACCTTTGGGTATAAATCTTGGGAAGAATAAGCTATCTCAAGATGCTGCGGCTGACTACGTGAAAGGGGTCCAGCAGCTGGGTCCATTAGCTGACTATCTGGTTGTGAATCTGTCCAGTCCCAACACCCCAGGTTTGAGAGCGCTTCAGAGCAAGAAGGAGCTGAGGACTCTGTTGGAGAAG GTGTTGAAGGAAAGAGACTCTCTAACTGTCAACCGGAAGCCAGCTATACTTTTAAAAATAGCTCCAGATCTGACAGCTCAAGATAAAAAAGACATTGCTGGTGTTGTAATGGAG CTGGGAGTTGATGGTCTCATTGTGACAAACACTACAGTCGGCAGGCCACAGTCTCTTCAAGACCCACAACAGGCTCAATCTGGGGGCTTGAGTGGAGCACCACTGAAGGAAATGTCAACACAGACTGTGAATGAGATGTATTCACTAACCAAAG GAAGAATCCCTATTATAGGAGTGGGTGGGATCAGCAATGGAGCTGATGCCCTTGAAAAGATCCGAGCAGGAGCCACTTTGATTCAGTTGTACACAGCCTTGGTTTATCAAGGACCCCCTGTGGTGAACAAAATCAAACGGGAACTAGAGCAGCTGTTAAA GGAACAAGGATTTTCCAGTATTGCTGAAGCAGTGGGTGCAGATCACAGGTTGTGA
- the dhodh gene encoding dihydroorotate dehydrogenase (quinone), mitochondrial isoform X2 has protein sequence MPALQKVVDPETSHTLAVWFISKGFIPWAKCRDSTSLEVTVFGQKFKNPVGIAAGFDKHGEAVDGLYRLGFGFVEVGSVTPQPQDGNPKPRVFRLATDQAVINRYGFNSHGSIAVQQRLQARSETQEQLTKVGRPLGINLGKNKLSQDAAADYVKGVQQLGPLADYLVVNLSSPNTPGLRALQSKKELRTLLEKVLKERDSLTVNRKPAILLKIAPDLTAQDKKDIAGVVMELGVDGLIVTNTTVGRPQSLQDPQQAQSGGLSGAPLKEMSTQTVNEMYSLTKGRIPIIGVGGISNGADALEKIRAGATLIQLYTALVYQGPPVVNKIKRELEQLLKEQGFSSIAEAVGADHRL, from the exons ATGCCCGCCCTGCAGAAGGTTGTGGATCCAGAAACCTCACATACTCTTGCCGTCTGGTTTATTTCCAAGGGATTCATCCCATGGGCAAAGTGTAGGGACTCCACCAGCCTG GAGGTCACTGTGTTTGGCCAAAAGTTCAAGAACCCAGTGGGAATTGCAGCCGGGTTCGACAAACATGGGGAGGCAGTGGATGGTCTTTACAGGCTGGGATTCGGATTTGTGGAGGTGGGAAGTgtcactccccaaccccaggatgGAAATCCCAAACCCAGGGTCTTCAGACTGGCGACTGATCAGGCTGTTATCAACAG aTATGGTTTTAATAGTCATGGTTCTATTGCTGTACAGCAGAGGCTTCAAGCTCGGTCAGAAACCCAGGAACAGCTTACAAAAG TGGGGAGACCTTTGGGTATAAATCTTGGGAAGAATAAGCTATCTCAAGATGCTGCGGCTGACTACGTGAAAGGGGTCCAGCAGCTGGGTCCATTAGCTGACTATCTGGTTGTGAATCTGTCCAGTCCCAACACCCCAGGTTTGAGAGCGCTTCAGAGCAAGAAGGAGCTGAGGACTCTGTTGGAGAAG GTGTTGAAGGAAAGAGACTCTCTAACTGTCAACCGGAAGCCAGCTATACTTTTAAAAATAGCTCCAGATCTGACAGCTCAAGATAAAAAAGACATTGCTGGTGTTGTAATGGAG CTGGGAGTTGATGGTCTCATTGTGACAAACACTACAGTCGGCAGGCCACAGTCTCTTCAAGACCCACAACAGGCTCAATCTGGGGGCTTGAGTGGAGCACCACTGAAGGAAATGTCAACACAGACTGTGAATGAGATGTATTCACTAACCAAAG GAAGAATCCCTATTATAGGAGTGGGTGGGATCAGCAATGGAGCTGATGCCCTTGAAAAGATCCGAGCAGGAGCCACTTTGATTCAGTTGTACACAGCCTTGGTTTATCAAGGACCCCCTGTGGTGAACAAAATCAAACGGGAACTAGAGCAGCTGTTAAA GGAACAAGGATTTTCCAGTATTGCTGAAGCAGTGGGTGCAGATCACAGGTTGTGA